Sequence from the Neomonachus schauinslandi chromosome 9, ASM220157v2, whole genome shotgun sequence genome:
TGTCAGGCGTCCACGTTTACTGTGAGGTTCGTGGTATGAGGAGAAAGTTACTTGACTTGTGTGGCCTTCAGTGTCATCATCTTTAAAAACTGGCGACAGTAAGAGGCTACCTCAAAGTCTGTTTGTtgggaaggtaaaaaaaaaataagtctacaGAGGATCCCGAATAGTCCTGGCACACAAGCCTGTGCTCGAAAAACGAGAGCCACTATTATTACAATACCATTTCTGAGGCGAGTGCCTAGATTAGGAAGCACCATCTAGACAGTTGGGGAAAAACTACCCTCTACAGAAAATTAACTAGTTCATATGAAAATCAGTGATTTGGTTATTAAGCACTGACTCAGACCTCCTGTATGCAGATTCGAGCTATACAAAGCCGAAGAGTTCATTTACAGCGAGGGGGTCAGCAGAACTCCAGGGCGTATGGAGGCAGTGACCTCAGCGCAGGCGCAGAAGTGGAGCAATGCAGGGTCACTGAGGGGATGGCTATTGGCCAGTCTGACAGGGGCGCCAGGCCAGTCTGAGAGCCGGAGGCTGAAACCGGGAAGCAGCGTCTAATGGCCTCACTGGAACGTGGGGGCCCACAGAAGCTCGCGTGTTTCAGGAGAGCCTGTATTAAGTCCCCACTCTGTACATTTCCCAAAGACTTACATGAGCAATGCCAACCTTGATTTtaggaagcagggagagaaatcaattaaaagaaacaaaaagctgaaaatgACGCACTACAGAAGTGTTCTTTGCATCACTGACAGGCAGGAGACCCAGGAAATGAGCACAAAGCAGTGGGATGTTAGAGAACCGTACCATGTTGGCCCCCAGTCTCGACAGCACTTCCTCCAGTTCCTTGGCGGTGCTCTTAGGTGGCACAGGAACCGCCTCCTGTTTGAGAATTGGGCCGACATCAAACCTaccaaaaatcaaaagcaaataaCAACATTACCGTTCCTTCAGATCAACAGGTTTATCTACATGAGTGTTTACATACCACAAGGATAGTTTAACCCTGGCTGTGGATTTGACTGTTTAGCAAAAGAGAAATGTCAGTTTAAGAGAAGGGAAAGCAAAATCTGGCCTGTACTcagattttaaatctattttttttctaaaggagaAAAGTATGGGAAGTTGCATATCAGGGATTTAATTGCAGCTGCAAATAATTCCACCTTTAGtaataaacagtattttaaaagctTCTATTTATACAATGAGGGCACAGagcaaaaaatttattttccaaggaAGTaccattaaaaaattcataatgatttctttctatatttcctttctcaaaggacaagagttttttttaattaattaatttacttttataatgtattatttgtttcaggggtacaggtctgtgattcgtcactcttacacaattcacagtgctcaccatagcccatactcTCCCCAATAAAGGACAAGAGTTTTGCCTGGATTCTAATCATTGGTGATTATAAGTAGGTACAGGTGTATTTGCATTCCCACAGTCTTACATTTTACACTAAGCTCCATAAAAACTGGCTATCAGCTTTTATTAGAaatatgcttcattttatttttttatttttatttttttaaagatttttaatttatttatttgacagagagagagacagtgagagagggaacacaagcagggggagtgggagagggagaagcaggcttcccgctgagcagggagcccgatgcggggctcgatcccaggaccctgggatcatgacctgagccgaaggcagatgcttaacgactgaaccacccaggtgccccagaaatacgCTTCATTTTAAATACTTAACTTTGTGGTTGTTAATTCTATTTCCAACCTGAGAGCTTTAATAAAATGCTTACTATTTTACAAACATCCACAAAAAACAGAGTGAGTAGTCTCTTGAATCCCCATAACATCATCCAGAGTTTAGAATTATCAAAGTTTTACAACTCATTTCATCTGTCCCTCTTGTTTTCTGAAGTAAGTTAAAGCAAATCCCAAGTATGCAGTTGTTCTTGTGAAGTTGTGAATTATTTTCTATGGGGACATTAGGTGATAACAGATAGAAGCTTAATATAATCCTGTTTTAGACTATAgtaggataaaaaaatcaaatgtttaagATAAATACACACTGGCATATACTGTAGTCTTCAGGTTCCAAAAATTTTTTGACCATAGAAACGAAGGCCAGCAGAACCAAGATTGATTACAACTCATATACAAAAATCCATCTCTCATTTGCACAATGTTCTTTATAGAAATCCGGCTGTTAGTACTATAATTTCTTCCAGTTAACAAGTCAAACATTTCACAAGGACTTACAGAGGCACTACATAACACCAAGCCACATATAGTTTATATTAGCAACCaggaaaagacagagagggaaggcaCTCTGGAGTTAGAGGAATTAGTGAGcaccatccattcatccacttcCACATCCCCTCCAAACAGACTGACATCAACATTCAAAACCACAAAGTCTAGAGACAAGAAAATATCTTCTACCTTTTAGGCCTGATTTGCATAATCGTTACTCCAGTAACTGTGTCTCCGTGAAGCACGGTATGGATTATAGGGGCTGGACCACGCCACCTCGGGAGGCAACTGGGATGGACATTCAAGACGCCACTGAGTCAGAAAAGGCAGAAATTAGTGTGCAAGTGGGCTTTACCATTTAGTTCCTGTGACCTAAACAAATATGCGACTTTTCATCATTACACTTCCccagaaagtttgaaaaacaaagttgaatCTAGTCTTATACCACCTGTAAAGGGAGCCAGAGATTGTTTACTCTCTTATAAGAGACCAGTGAAActcaattaaaaacagaaaaagaacaactaTTCACTGTCCCAAAGATGTTCCACAACAGTCTGTGATGTCTGggagtttttaaagattttatttttaaagtaatctctatacccaacatggggctcgaatccacaaccccgagatcaagagtcacacgctccaccgactgagccagccaggcatccctgggagtttttaagtaaaagcaaaaaaacaccTTTTATACTCTAGGAGGAGAAGCACTCAAACCCTCCTGTGCATCTCATGGACAATGTGATTATGGTTTAGTCCAATTACCCTGTTTCATTTAGTTTGCATAGAGAATGCCTAAAACAAGCTGCTTGAATCCCCATCCAATGATCTATTCACCTTTGCTGTTTATCCCAACACACCTATTGCCCATAGATGAACAATTTAAATCATTTACTAAGTAAGCTGATTAGTTTGATGATATCTCCACCGCAGGAATACGCACTTGAGAGTGCATGTATACGAGAGTCTTATACTCAAAATTCCACTGTTCAGACCCACCtcattcacccaacaaatatttactgagcacagtCCATGTGCTGGGGATACAAGCAACACTGAACCAGAGGAGGAAAAAtactgccctcagggagcttacatgCCAAGAGCGGGAGATAAGCAATACAAAACTGTGTAAAAAGTTTGCCAGATGGTTCTAAGGGCtgtggaggaaaataaagcagagaagagaTAGAGTACTGGGTGGGAGACAAAAGTTTTCACAGGGGTCACAGAAAGTTTTACCAATAAGGAGACACTTGAACAAAGCCGTGAGGAGGTAAGGGAATAAGCCATGCagatattccaggcagaggaaacagtagTATCTTGAGGAAGGTAAGTGTTCAGCAAGTTCAAGGAACAGCAGGGAGgctagtgtggctggagtggagtgaaCCTGAGGAGTAACACGAGGAGATGAGACCAGACAGCCAGGAGGGGACCAAGGCCAGTAGGTAGGTCCTTACAGGCCCCTATAAGGATTTGGATGACTTCTGTGTAAGAACGTTGAGCAGAGTGACATGATCCAGCCTCTGCTTTAGAAGGATCACTTTGGCTGCTGGGTTGGTAAAAGACTGAGAAGGCCAAGGGCAGCAGACATCAGGCAGGGGCTACTACAGAACCCGACAGGTGAATTCTATCTAGAATTCAAAGGCAGAGCCAATAAGATTtcctgatggattggatgtgtGGTGTGAGAGAAGGCATCACAAGCCACTGAAAGGTTTTGAGTCCGAACAACCAGAGGGTggagttgccatttactgagatgaagATTTGGGGAGGAGCAGGTTTTGGGCAAAAGTTCAGGAATGTAGTTTAGGACATCTTAAATGTAAGGTGCCTATCAGACACCCAAGCAGAAGTGTGCAGGAGGTGGTGGGTATCAGGGGCCTGGATTTCAGGGAGAGATCTGAACTGGAGGGACACATTGGGGAACTGTCAGCATCtatatggaatttaaatgaaGGTGGGTGAGAGCCCAGAGATCAAGAGCATCACACATTTCAACAATTCATGACactaacaaaatttttttatcttaaaatagtaAAGAAAGCAGAATTAGAATTCAAATCATTGCACTTTAGACACCAGGCCCATATATAAAGACCAAGGCCTCTATACtatattccctttaaaaaaaaacttactaggGAAATTTAAGAATAAGAGCCTCACTCAAAAGTCGGCCAAATGAAGCTACCACTCCAACGTCGTACTCTCCAGATCCCACATCTGGCCACTCATACACTGGAAGCTGAGACTGGACAGCATATTGCTTCACTGGTAGTCcttttggggatggggagggcacTGTGACCACCTCCAATTTTTCAATTAactcttcctctttgttttctctaAGTTGGaaagattagaagaaaatagGAGTGTTAGGACAATGACTCAAAGCTAAAGTACTTCACATACTTCCATAGTACTTTTATGTTAGATTCATGAGACATTTAAGGGTAAATGATTAAAAACTAGTACACTGAAGagactgagtttttgttttttatttaattttaattatttgtaatttaaagagccacatgtggctaatggctactgtTTGGATAGCATGGTTCTAGAAATTTCCTGTGCAAAGAGAAACATATGGTACATTTTACTCAAATAGGATATTGCTTATACTGCTCTACATTTTGGTTTTTCCCTCTTAACAACACTATATTACTATTAcgtgagtcttttaaaaaagtgggTCAAATATACATCTGCTTGTATATCCAGCAAACATTTCTAgaataagaaactgaaaacagtGGCTGTCTCTGAAGAGAGGAACTGGAAATGGAAGATAGAGGTGGAAGGAACTGACTTCTCACTGTATGTCCTTTGAACCTTTTGAATTCTGTACCACAACCATGTGTTAGCCAAAcaagaaatacttttattttatttattttgaaagattttatttattagagagagagagaaagagcgcacacGGGaggcaagcagggaggaggggcagagggagagggagaagctgactcctcgCTAAGCAgagaacctgacacggggctggatcccaggactctgagatcatgacctgagttgaaggcagccgcttaactgactgagccacccaggcgcccctcgatccaacaaatacttaaaaaaaaaaaaacaaaatatatcccATGGACATCATTCCATAGCAGTACATGTAGTACtacctctttctttttacctGCTGCATCGTAGTCCAGTGCCCAGAGGGTGTTAGTTTATTTACCAGTTACTACATCACGTGTTGAGGAGTTATGAGAAAAGGAGTATATAGGAGGGCCCTAAAGACAAAGCACAGGAGTAATGGAGCTGCCAAGCAAAGCATCAGCAGAAAGGTCAGGACACATGCCATGAGATTCTGGAAACAATCTGCGGAAAGCATTTTGTGGAGAGTACATCATGGAGGGTGTGCAGAAGGAACATGTGTGAAGGGAGCGTTTCAGGGTGTGTGCACAGAGCAGAGTGGTGGAAGGAGGAATATGATAGGAGGGGACTGATGGGGTTGTCGATAGAAGGGGCTGCTGTGAAGAAGACTTGATGGAGATGACAAATGAGTGTGGGGGGTGCATCAGGAAAAAACGCTGtggaaaaataacaaatggaGGTTGGGGGAAGGCAGGCAGAGCAGTATAGCTGAGTCAAGCCACCATACAGCATGGACTCTCGAAACAGGTTGGATCtcaatcccctcccccaccccagtaaATGGCATTTGTTAAATCGtagaaatactaaaggaataCCTAAGAGTTCTGATTTATGAATTTATTCAGCTGGAAATAGTTCGTTTTTGGGCTGTGTCCTCATTTCAGCCCCAGAAAACTGGGTCCCGTTGTATacagagaggagatggggaggggagcgGAGAAGTGAGACATGGGTGTGCATGTGCCCGGTAAGAAGCCCTGAGGATTGGAGGGTACAAATTAAATGAAtaggaggcagaaggaggaatTGGAAAGAGGAGGACTTCGAAGTCAGAATCCGTTTCAAGGCCCGACCTGCTCAGCTGATGACCTTGGACAatcgcttaacctctctgagctccagttttCTTACACACAAATGGGGCAAGGAGGTGGTGGCAGAGGACAGAGGCGATGTGTGCAAAGCGACTAGCGCCGGCTTGGCACGTGGGGCACCCGCTAGCGCTTGGAGAACCGAGAGACTGAGCCCGGTGAGGGAGTGTAGACCGGAGGGACCAGGCGGGTGCCGTGCACCTTCCGGGCGCCTGGAGACGCGGAGATCTGGGCCCAGACCCTTCCGGCTCTGCTGCTTTCGCTGGCGCGGAGTGTAAACCCTCGGGGCCGGCCGCAGAGGCTCGGCATCAGCGCCTTGGGCAGCCGGGCCCCCCAAGCCCCGGCCCTGGTACCTGGCGGCGTGCAGCGCCCGCAGCGCCTCGCGGGCGAACTGGTCCGTGCCGAAGAAGAGCACCCGCCAGGGCGGCTTCTCGCGGACTCGGACGCCCCGGCCATCCTCCCCGCAAGGGGAGCCGCCGAGCCCGGCCAGCGCTCGCCACTGGGGGCTCGGCTTACCGCCCGGACCGCCACCCACCGGCCGGGGCCCCCAGCAGCGCCGAACCAGCACCCTCATGACCTCCGCGGGGTGGCCTATCCTGCGCAGGCGCCTCAAGGTAGAAGGGGGTGCGCGTGCTCGgccggaggggcggggccggagaGGAGAGCTGATGGGCGTGGTCTGCTAGCGACTTGGGCGTGGTCTGTGTGGTTGGAGGTGTGGCCTGTGTGGTTGGAGGCGTGACCCGCCTGCGCTCGAGCTCCGGTAGGAATTTGCCGGCTCGAGCCTCCCCGTgatttttattgcatttgtttGCACGATTTAGCCAATTTCCCCAAAAGAGCTCTCTTGGGAGCAAATCATGTGTTTTc
This genomic interval carries:
- the MTFMT gene encoding LOW QUALITY PROTEIN: methionyl-tRNA formyltransferase, mitochondrial (The sequence of the model RefSeq protein was modified relative to this genomic sequence to represent the inferred CDS: deleted 2 bases in 1 codon), whose amino-acid sequence is MRVLVRRCWGPRPVGGGPGGKPSPQWRALAGLGGSPCGEDGRGVRVREKPPWRVLFFGTDQFAREALRALHAARENKEEELIEKLEVVTVPSPSPKGLPVKQYAVQSQLPVYEWPDVGSGEYDVGVVASFGRLLSEALILKFPYGVLNVHPSCLPRWRGPAPIIHTVLHGDTVTGVTIMQIRPKRFDVGPILKQEAVPVPPKSTAKELEEVLSRLGANMLISVLKNLPESLSNGRQQPTEGVTHAPKISAGTSCIKWEEQTSEQILRLYRAIGTIIPLQTLWMDNTIKLLDLVEVNSSVLTDPKLREQPVIPGSVIYHKQSQILLVCCKDGWIGVRSVMFKKTLTATDFYNGYLHPWYQKDSQAQPRQCRFQTLRLPTKKQKKKIVAMQQCIK